From one Halosimplex rubrum genomic stretch:
- the ribH gene encoding 6,7-dimethyl-8-ribityllumazine synthase, translated as MVQLGLVVAQFDKEGSVIDGMEAAAREAAAERDADIVATVEVPGSYDTPLAADRLARRDDIDAVAVLGAIVEGDTDHDDVIADAAAQGLTDVSLDRDTPVAFGVIGPGMSAAEAKARTDYGTTVVDSAVDLVEDLP; from the coding sequence ATGGTACAGCTCGGTCTGGTGGTCGCCCAGTTCGACAAGGAGGGGTCGGTCATCGACGGGATGGAGGCCGCGGCGCGGGAGGCGGCGGCCGAGCGCGACGCCGATATCGTCGCGACCGTCGAGGTGCCCGGCTCCTACGACACGCCGCTGGCCGCCGACCGACTGGCCCGTCGAGACGATATCGACGCCGTCGCCGTCCTCGGCGCTATCGTCGAGGGCGACACCGACCACGACGACGTCATCGCCGACGCCGCCGCCCAGGGACTCACCGACGTGAGCCTCGACCGTGACACCCCGGTCGCGTTCGGAGTCATCGGTCCCGGCATGAGCGCGGCCGAGGCGAAGGCGCGCACCGACTACGGCACGACCGTCGTCGACAGCGCCGTCGACCTCGTCGAAGACCTTCCCTGA
- a CDS encoding adenylyltransferase/cytidyltransferase family protein, with product MTGDRSGAAPGSEAVVVAQGTFDILHPGHLHYLRDAKAMGDRLVVIVARSTNVTHKASPVVPGPQRREMVAGLDPVDEARLGHPEDIFAPIEELDPAVIALGYDQHHDAEAIRAALADRGIDCAVRRATAHEPDYEGLLSSGQIIDRVLDERG from the coding sequence ATGACCGGCGACCGGTCGGGTGCGGCCCCCGGTTCGGAAGCCGTCGTCGTCGCACAGGGCACCTTCGACATCCTCCACCCCGGCCACCTCCACTACCTCCGGGACGCGAAAGCGATGGGCGACCGGCTGGTCGTCATCGTCGCCCGCTCGACGAACGTGACCCACAAGGCCTCGCCCGTCGTCCCCGGCCCCCAGCGCCGGGAGATGGTCGCCGGACTCGACCCGGTCGACGAGGCCCGTCTGGGCCACCCCGAGGACATCTTCGCGCCCATCGAGGAACTCGACCCCGCGGTCATCGCGCTGGGCTACGACCAGCACCACGACGCCGAGGCCATTCGCGCGGCGCTGGCCGACCGCGGCATCGACTGTGCGGTCCGCCGGGCCACCGCCCACGAACCCGACTACGAGGGACTGCTCTCGTCCGGGCAGATCATCGACCGGGTCCTCGACGAACGCGGGTAA
- a CDS encoding pyridoxal phosphate-dependent aminotransferase produces the protein MDPDFAARVDRIEPSATVAISNKASELEGEGVDVVDLSVGDIVDFDTPENVKQAAKDAMDAGHTGYTPSNGIPELKDAIVDKLHGDGLSQYGTENVVVTPGGKQGLFEVFQTLIDDGDEVALVDPAWVSYEAMVKLSDGSLTRVDTAQYDFQLEPALDDLADAVSDDTEILVVNSPGNPHGAVYSDEALEGVRDIAVEHDVTVISDEIYKEITYDGAEATSIGTLEGMEDRTITLNGFSKAYAMTGWRLGYYAAPESVVDQAGKIHGHSVTCAVNFVQHAGVEALANTDEAVEEMRAAFEERRDMLVDLFAEHGKDVPTPEGAFYIMLPVADTRVDGDGDQAQDVAWAEEAIETAHVATVPGSAFGTPGWVRLAYANDEERLREGVERLAEHDLL, from the coding sequence ATGGACCCGGACTTCGCAGCACGCGTCGACAGGATCGAACCGAGCGCGACCGTCGCGATCAGCAACAAGGCCTCCGAGCTGGAGGGCGAGGGCGTCGACGTCGTCGACCTCTCGGTCGGCGACATCGTCGACTTCGACACCCCCGAGAACGTCAAGCAGGCCGCCAAGGACGCGATGGACGCCGGCCACACCGGCTACACCCCCTCCAACGGCATCCCCGAACTCAAAGACGCCATCGTCGACAAACTGCACGGCGACGGCCTCTCCCAGTACGGCACCGAGAACGTCGTCGTCACCCCCGGCGGCAAGCAGGGCCTGTTCGAGGTGTTCCAGACCCTGATCGACGACGGCGACGAGGTCGCACTCGTCGACCCGGCGTGGGTCTCCTACGAGGCGATGGTCAAGCTCTCGGACGGCTCGCTCACCCGCGTCGACACCGCACAGTACGACTTCCAGCTCGAACCCGCGCTCGACGACCTGGCCGACGCGGTCTCCGACGACACGGAGATCCTCGTCGTCAACTCCCCGGGCAACCCCCACGGCGCCGTCTACTCCGACGAGGCCCTCGAAGGGGTTCGCGACATCGCCGTCGAGCACGACGTGACCGTCATCTCCGACGAGATCTACAAGGAGATCACCTACGACGGCGCCGAAGCCACCAGCATCGGCACGCTGGAGGGCATGGAAGACCGGACGATCACGCTCAACGGCTTCTCGAAGGCCTACGCGATGACGGGCTGGCGGCTGGGCTACTACGCCGCGCCCGAGTCGGTCGTCGACCAGGCCGGCAAGATCCACGGCCACTCCGTGACCTGCGCCGTCAACTTCGTTCAGCACGCCGGCGTCGAGGCCCTGGCGAACACCGACGAGGCCGTCGAGGAGATGCGCGCCGCCTTCGAAGAGCGCCGGGACATGCTCGTCGACCTGTTCGCCGAGCACGGCAAGGACGTTCCGACGCCCGAGGGCGCGTTCTACATCATGCTCCCTGTCGCCGACACCCGCGTCGACGGCGACGGCGACCAGGCACAGGACGTGGCCTGGGCCGAGGAAGCCATCGAGACAGCCCACGTCGCGACCGTCCCGGGCAGCGCGTTCGGCACCCCCGGCTGGGTCCGGCTGGCCTACGCCAACGACGAGGAGCGGCTCCGCGAGGGCGTCGAGCGTCTCGCCGAGCACGACCTGCTGTAG
- a CDS encoding NADH-quinone oxidoreductase subunit D, which produces MSLEEPESDILATEEQVGVSEGEVDYDELAALLGDTVIDRERHVNAEGFVVRPDEVQDALFALRNEAGFDHCSCVTAQEYDDRYESIYHLKKYDDPTQEVSVVVPTSKDDPVSQSAEPVYRTADWHEREAYDLVGIDYEGHPDMRRILLPETWQGHPLSQDFSGEEPQVVTLREHANPLQEDHRGQDDTDTMFLNIGPHHPATHGVLHIETVLDGEQVADLDPDIGYLHRCEEQMCQQGTYRHQIMPYPDRWDYISAGILNEWAYARAAEDLADIEVPEYAQVVRTMSAELCRIASHMLAVSTFALDIYGDFTALFMYGIRDREAVQNILEDLTGQRLMFNYLRLGGVAWDLPEPREEFFEKIRDFVDELPERLAEYHDMMTSNEILQMRTVDTGVLPPEEAKSYGATGPVARGSGIDYDLRRDDPYGYYDQLDWDVVTEDGCDNFARLLVRLREVEESARIIEQCVDLLEDWPEDEREIQSNVPRTLRPDPDTEIYRAVEGAKGELGIYMRSDGTDKPARFKIRSPCFSNLQTLPVMSEGEYIPDMIASLGSLDIVLGEVDR; this is translated from the coding sequence ATGAGCCTGGAGGAGCCCGAGAGCGACATCCTCGCCACGGAGGAGCAGGTCGGCGTCTCCGAGGGCGAGGTCGACTACGACGAGCTCGCCGCGCTGCTCGGCGACACGGTGATCGACCGCGAGCGCCACGTCAACGCCGAAGGCTTCGTCGTCCGCCCGGACGAGGTGCAGGACGCCCTCTTCGCGCTGCGCAACGAGGCCGGCTTCGACCACTGTTCCTGTGTCACGGCTCAGGAGTACGACGACCGCTACGAGTCGATCTACCACCTGAAGAAGTACGACGACCCCACCCAGGAGGTGTCGGTCGTCGTCCCCACGTCGAAAGACGACCCGGTCAGCCAGAGCGCCGAGCCGGTCTACCGGACGGCCGACTGGCACGAGCGTGAGGCGTACGACCTCGTCGGCATCGACTACGAGGGCCACCCGGACATGCGGCGGATCCTCCTGCCCGAGACCTGGCAGGGCCATCCGCTCTCCCAGGACTTCAGCGGCGAGGAGCCCCAGGTCGTCACGCTGCGCGAGCACGCGAACCCGCTTCAGGAGGACCACCGCGGCCAGGACGACACGGACACGATGTTCCTCAACATCGGTCCCCACCACCCGGCGACACACGGCGTCCTCCACATCGAGACGGTGCTCGACGGCGAGCAGGTCGCCGACCTCGACCCGGACATCGGCTACCTCCACCGCTGCGAGGAGCAGATGTGCCAGCAGGGCACCTACCGCCACCAGATCATGCCCTACCCCGACCGGTGGGACTACATCTCGGCCGGTATCCTCAACGAGTGGGCGTACGCCCGCGCGGCCGAGGACCTGGCCGACATCGAGGTGCCCGAGTACGCGCAGGTCGTCCGGACGATGTCGGCGGAGCTGTGCCGGATTGCGAGTCACATGCTCGCGGTGTCGACGTTCGCGCTGGACATCTACGGGGACTTCACGGCCCTGTTCATGTACGGCATCCGCGACCGCGAGGCGGTCCAGAACATCCTCGAGGACCTGACCGGTCAGCGGCTGATGTTCAACTACCTGCGGCTGGGCGGCGTGGCGTGGGACCTGCCCGAGCCCCGCGAGGAGTTCTTCGAGAAGATCCGCGACTTCGTCGACGAGCTCCCCGAGCGGCTCGCGGAGTACCACGACATGATGACCTCCAACGAGATCCTCCAGATGCGGACGGTCGACACGGGCGTCCTGCCCCCGGAGGAGGCCAAGTCCTACGGCGCGACCGGCCCGGTCGCCCGCGGGTCGGGCATCGACTACGACCTGCGGCGGGACGACCCCTACGGCTACTACGACCAGCTCGACTGGGACGTCGTCACCGAGGACGGCTGTGACAACTTCGCGCGCCTGCTCGTCCGCCTGCGCGAGGTCGAGGAGTCGGCCCGCATCATCGAGCAGTGCGTCGACCTGCTGGAGGACTGGCCGGAGGACGAGCGGGAGATCCAGTCGAACGTCCCGCGGACGCTGCGCCCGGACCCCGACACGGAGATCTACCGCGCGGTCGAGGGCGCCAAGGGCGAACTCGGTATCTACATGCGCTCGGACGGCACGGACAAGCCGGCGCGGTTCAAGATCCGGAGTCCGTGCTTCTCGAACCTCCAGACGCTGCCGGTCATGTCCGAGGGTGAGTACATCCCCGACATGATCGCCTCGCTCGGCAGCCTCGACATCGTCCTCGGGGAGGTCGACCGGTAA
- a CDS encoding 5-(carboxyamino)imidazole ribonucleotide synthase, whose protein sequence is MTLTSPGPTLGVVGGGQLGRMLAEAAAPLGVEVVVSDPTPDAPAALVARDQVVGDFDDAETVRELAERADYLTFEIELADPDLLEEVAAETDTPVHPDPETLRIIEDKLVQKRRLADAGVPVPDFCEVDSADELREALDDLGYPAMLKARKGGYDGRGNVPVESPDDVDEAFAEIVDAAQGGSPEDPSGVAMVEEMVDFKRELAVMGCLGSERWGDGGEPERDTFPVTETIHREEILRETRSPPEADEDVRERAREVALDVLDVMEGRGVYGIELFQTSDGEILLNEIAPRPHNSGHWTIEGCHTSQFEQHVRAVTGRPLGDTGRRAPTVSTNILGDVDDRQGATLSGEDAIFEAPRAHLHWYGKEEVYPLRKMGHIALVGRTDAAVDDLLADVREVRDGLTFEQ, encoded by the coding sequence ATGACACTCACCTCGCCCGGACCCACGCTCGGCGTCGTCGGCGGCGGCCAGCTCGGCCGGATGCTCGCCGAGGCGGCCGCGCCGCTCGGCGTTGAGGTCGTCGTCAGCGACCCCACCCCGGACGCGCCGGCCGCGCTCGTCGCTCGCGACCAGGTCGTCGGCGACTTCGACGACGCCGAGACGGTCCGCGAGCTCGCCGAACGCGCGGACTATCTCACCTTCGAGATCGAACTCGCCGACCCGGACCTCCTCGAAGAAGTCGCCGCGGAGACCGACACGCCCGTCCACCCCGACCCCGAGACGCTGCGGATCATCGAGGACAAGCTCGTCCAGAAGCGCCGCCTCGCCGACGCGGGCGTCCCGGTCCCCGACTTTTGCGAGGTGGACTCCGCCGACGAACTCCGGGAGGCGCTCGACGACCTGGGCTACCCGGCGATGCTCAAAGCGCGGAAGGGCGGCTACGACGGCCGCGGGAACGTCCCCGTCGAGTCGCCCGACGACGTGGACGAGGCGTTCGCCGAGATCGTCGACGCCGCCCAGGGCGGCAGCCCCGAGGACCCCAGCGGCGTCGCGATGGTCGAGGAGATGGTCGACTTCAAGCGCGAACTGGCGGTGATGGGGTGTCTCGGGAGCGAACGGTGGGGTGACGGCGGCGAGCCCGAGCGCGACACGTTCCCGGTCACCGAGACGATCCACCGCGAGGAGATCCTGCGCGAGACCCGCTCGCCGCCCGAGGCCGACGAGGACGTTCGCGAGCGCGCCCGCGAAGTCGCGCTCGACGTCCTCGACGTGATGGAGGGACGCGGCGTCTACGGCATCGAACTGTTTCAGACGAGCGACGGGGAGATCCTGCTCAACGAGATCGCGCCCCGGCCGCACAACTCCGGCCACTGGACCATCGAGGGGTGTCACACCTCGCAGTTCGAACAGCACGTCCGCGCCGTGACGGGGCGGCCGCTCGGCGACACGGGCCGACGCGCGCCGACGGTCTCGACCAACATTCTGGGCGATGTCGACGATCGACAGGGCGCGACGCTCTCGGGCGAGGACGCGATTTTCGAGGCGCCGCGCGCCCACCTCCACTGGTACGGGAAAGAGGAGGTGTACCCGCTGCGGAAGATGGGGCACATTGCGCTGGTCGGCCGCACGGATGCAGCCGTCGACGACCTCCTCGCGGATGTCCGTGAAGTTCGCGACGGACTGACGTTCGAGCAGTAG
- a CDS encoding NADH-quinone oxidoreductase subunit A has protein sequence MSNPWIAIGALAVVALAIPISMMVVSSLLRPSVPEQGKRAVYESGEIPTGDTRIKFNIQYYMVALLFVVFDIETVLIFPWTVIYRDAVANVGLAEALVPMLVFIGILVIGLGWAWRNGAVKWIRSPRAQAQRVEQ, from the coding sequence ATGAGTAACCCATGGATAGCCATCGGGGCGCTCGCCGTCGTCGCGCTCGCCATCCCCATCAGCATGATGGTGGTGTCGTCGCTGCTTCGGCCGAGCGTGCCGGAACAGGGGAAACGCGCCGTCTACGAGAGCGGCGAGATCCCGACGGGCGACACGCGCATCAAGTTCAACATTCAGTACTACATGGTCGCGCTGTTGTTCGTCGTCTTCGACATCGAGACCGTCCTCATCTTCCCGTGGACGGTCATCTACCGCGACGCGGTCGCCAACGTCGGACTCGCCGAGGCGCTGGTCCCGATGCTCGTCTTCATCGGTATCCTCGTCATCGGCCTCGGCTGGGCGTGGCGTAACGGCGCCGTCAAGTGGATCCGCAGCCCGCGCGCGCAAGCACAGCGGGTCGAACAGTAA
- a CDS encoding Mov34/MPN/PAD-1 family protein, whose amino-acid sequence MGIFRSGEVVGIAEAALEFALEASEDAHPDEYMGFLRGEDARKFDLDYEGTVLTDILVIPGTESNPVSATVDSNMIPNSSRAAGSIHSHPNGVLRPSDADLQTFGKGKVHVIVGAPYRKSDWQAFDREGNPVDLPVLDVEMPEDEFFDFSQEDIDAELMEESDYGADGTDFRSEPDERGER is encoded by the coding sequence ATGGGAATCTTCCGCTCGGGCGAGGTGGTCGGTATCGCCGAGGCCGCTCTGGAGTTCGCGCTGGAGGCCTCGGAGGACGCCCACCCCGACGAGTACATGGGGTTTCTGCGCGGCGAGGACGCCCGGAAGTTCGACCTGGACTACGAGGGCACCGTCCTGACCGACATCCTCGTCATCCCGGGGACGGAGTCGAACCCGGTCAGCGCGACCGTCGACTCGAACATGATCCCCAACAGCTCCAGGGCCGCCGGGTCGATCCACTCCCACCCCAACGGCGTGCTCCGGCCGAGCGACGCCGACCTCCAGACGTTCGGCAAGGGGAAGGTCCACGTCATCGTCGGCGCGCCCTACCGGAAGTCGGACTGGCAGGCGTTCGACCGGGAGGGCAACCCGGTGGATCTGCCGGTACTGGACGTCGAGATGCCGGAAGACGAGTTCTTCGACTTCTCCCAGGAGGACATCGACGCCGAGCTCATGGAGGAGTCCGACTACGGCGCCGACGGCACGGACTTCCGCTCGGAACCCGACGAGCGGGGCGAGCGATGA
- the purE gene encoding 5-(carboxyamino)imidazole ribonucleotide mutase, with the protein MTADSVQSIIDQLHDQAEMDLPNEETPDVGIVMGSDSDLPTMAGGQGKRPGAYAALADELGFAEQTDYEDAPESRFTFETFVVSAHRTPDLMYAYAETAEPRGLDVIIAGAGGKSADLPNMTASIAYPLPVIGVPVQEKSVDSVIGMPQGAPITAVDAGKSFNAALTAAQILSRQHPEIRERLVEYHQGLQEDVGEVSRDLHEMGTPGFKDEYWDAE; encoded by the coding sequence ATGACCGCCGACTCCGTCCAGTCGATAATCGACCAGCTACACGACCAGGCCGAGATGGACCTGCCGAACGAAGAGACGCCCGACGTGGGCATCGTCATGGGGTCGGACTCGGACCTGCCGACGATGGCCGGCGGGCAGGGCAAGCGCCCGGGCGCCTACGCCGCGCTCGCCGACGAACTCGGCTTCGCCGAACAGACCGACTACGAGGACGCCCCGGAGAGCCGGTTCACCTTCGAGACGTTCGTCGTCTCAGCCCACCGGACGCCCGACCTGATGTACGCCTATGCGGAGACCGCCGAGCCCCGCGGGCTCGATGTGATCATCGCCGGCGCGGGCGGGAAGTCCGCAGACCTGCCGAACATGACCGCCTCCATCGCCTATCCACTCCCCGTGATCGGCGTCCCCGTCCAGGAGAAGTCCGTCGACTCCGTCATCGGGATGCCCCAGGGCGCGCCCATCACCGCCGTCGACGCCGGCAAGTCGTTCAACGCCGCGCTCACGGCGGCCCAGATCCTCTCCCGGCAGCACCCCGAGATCCGCGAGCGCCTCGTGGAGTATCATCAGGGACTGCAGGAGGACGTGGGCGAGGTGTCCCGCGACCTCCACGAGATGGGGACGCCGGGGTTCAAAGACGAGTACTGGGACGCGGAGTAG
- a CDS encoding NADH-quinone oxidoreductase subunit B, whose translation MSSDHTPTADGTETQSTQEARLGEGADDRFNSTLREAFGSTPFILTKFDKFMNWVRGSSMFMLQFGIACCSIEMMHTYAVKHDLDRFGAGVPRASPRQADVIIVPGTIVSKFAPRMKRVYDQMPEPKFVVSMGSCTISGGPFQEGYNVIKGAEEVIPVDIHVPGCPPRPEALVYGVAKLQERIANGESAPVTVKPYELEQFGDLEQDELVDKLADDIDEEDLVMRYNWSDSP comes from the coding sequence ATGAGCAGCGACCACACACCAACGGCCGACGGCACAGAGACGCAATCGACCCAGGAGGCGCGGCTGGGTGAGGGAGCGGACGACCGGTTCAACTCGACGTTGCGGGAGGCGTTCGGCTCGACCCCGTTCATCCTCACGAAGTTCGACAAGTTCATGAACTGGGTGCGGGGCTCGTCGATGTTCATGCTGCAGTTCGGGATCGCCTGCTGCAGCATCGAGATGATGCACACCTACGCGGTCAAACACGACCTCGACCGCTTCGGCGCCGGCGTCCCGCGCGCCTCGCCGCGGCAGGCCGACGTGATCATCGTCCCGGGGACCATCGTCTCGAAGTTCGCCCCGCGGATGAAGCGCGTCTACGACCAGATGCCCGAGCCGAAGTTCGTCGTGTCGATGGGGTCGTGTACCATCTCCGGCGGCCCGTTCCAGGAGGGCTACAACGTCATCAAGGGCGCCGAGGAGGTCATCCCGGTCGACATCCACGTCCCGGGCTGTCCCCCGCGTCCCGAGGCGCTCGTCTACGGCGTCGCCAAGCTCCAGGAGCGCATCGCCAACGGCGAGTCCGCCCCGGTGACGGTCAAGCCCTACGAGCTGGAGCAGTTCGGCGACCTCGAACAGGACGAGCTCGTCGACAAGCTCGCCGACGACATCGACGAGGAGGACCTGGTCATGCGCTACAACTGGAGTGACTCGCCATGA
- a CDS encoding Fic family protein: MQRSELDSNAPGELISYGRRSYYKPDPLPPSRDLALGNDFYETLSDATFWLGKLGGVSLELDFPPVLYTSLLRKEAMESAEIEGADIDYDALYSLETRSFDAGEDEVSVESATGQTKDMQEVLNYEDAIEDGIEALDRGEDLTVERLHEFHETLLTGVPDDRVDTDTLGAYKTKPNHIGDFLPPVPDQVDGLMDALFTYYRTGGSYHPLVDVALFHYQFETIHPYGDGNGRLGRLLIILQLYDAGYLEHPNLYLSEYFNRNKPTYVDRLEAVRYDGDWEAWLSFFVEGIARQAHESVDRTLSLAHLRRQYDAEYGEKSYTKNRLAVKLFEQPYVTSKTVQRLFDVEQPTASRAINDLVDEGVLEEVTGKGRNKEYRAREIFEILEQPPQTY; the protein is encoded by the coding sequence ATGCAACGGTCAGAACTCGATTCTAACGCCCCTGGCGAACTCATCTCGTACGGCCGGAGGTCGTACTATAAGCCTGATCCGCTGCCACCGTCCCGGGACCTCGCTCTCGGGAACGATTTCTACGAGACGCTCTCAGACGCGACGTTCTGGCTCGGGAAACTCGGTGGAGTGAGTCTCGAACTCGATTTCCCGCCGGTCCTCTACACTTCTCTCCTCCGTAAGGAGGCCATGGAATCCGCTGAAATCGAAGGCGCTGACATCGACTACGACGCTCTCTACAGCCTCGAAACACGCTCGTTCGACGCCGGCGAAGACGAGGTCAGCGTCGAATCCGCGACGGGCCAGACGAAGGACATGCAGGAGGTCCTCAACTACGAAGACGCTATCGAGGACGGTATCGAGGCGCTCGACCGAGGCGAAGACCTGACCGTCGAACGACTGCACGAATTCCACGAGACGCTTCTCACGGGCGTTCCAGACGACCGCGTCGACACCGATACTCTCGGCGCGTACAAGACGAAACCGAACCATATCGGTGACTTTCTCCCACCCGTTCCAGACCAGGTCGACGGCCTGATGGATGCGCTGTTCACCTACTACAGAACTGGCGGGAGCTACCACCCGCTCGTAGACGTCGCGCTCTTCCACTACCAGTTCGAGACCATCCACCCGTATGGCGACGGGAACGGTCGTCTCGGCCGGCTCCTCATCATACTCCAGCTGTACGACGCGGGCTATCTCGAACATCCGAATCTCTACCTCAGCGAATACTTCAATCGAAACAAGCCGACGTACGTCGACCGGTTGGAGGCCGTTCGATACGATGGCGATTGGGAAGCGTGGCTCTCGTTCTTCGTCGAGGGCATCGCTCGACAGGCCCACGAGTCCGTCGACCGAACACTCTCGCTGGCCCATCTCAGGCGTCAGTACGACGCCGAGTACGGGGAAAAGTCGTACACGAAGAACCGACTCGCAGTGAAACTCTTCGAACAGCCCTACGTCACGAGCAAGACAGTTCAACGACTCTTCGACGTCGAGCAACCGACGGCGTCGCGAGCGATCAACGACCTCGTCGACGAAGGGGTCCTCGAGGAAGTGACCGGAAAGGGGCGGAACAAGGAATATCGTGCCCGCGAGATCTTCGAGATTCTCGAGCAGCCACCGCAGACCTACTGA
- a CDS encoding class I SAM-dependent methyltransferase: MSEDGPGDPFESAESYYADHRPGYGEAPFESLTERFALDVETSRALDLGCGAGQITLPLAARVGTAVGMDPNKAMLEQARRRARDRRIENVEWVVGSDADLGGDLGPVDVTTMGRAFHWMDRGPTLDRIFELTAPGGGVAIFGDTEWLTSGERAWQDEVYAAAASYLDDLPERTGPRTEPYENPYDELLADHGFADVETATFERTREWSVDGIVGYVFSLSFCSPATFGDEKAAFEAELRERLAELGGPFEQGDEVRVISGRKPA, translated from the coding sequence ATGTCCGAAGACGGCCCCGGAGACCCCTTCGAGAGCGCCGAATCGTACTACGCAGACCACCGCCCCGGGTACGGGGAAGCGCCCTTCGAGTCCCTGACCGAGCGGTTCGCCCTCGACGTCGAGACCTCGCGCGCGCTCGACCTCGGCTGCGGCGCGGGCCAGATCACCCTCCCCCTGGCCGCGCGCGTCGGCACCGCCGTCGGGATGGACCCCAACAAGGCGATGCTCGAACAGGCCCGGCGTCGCGCGCGCGACCGGAGGATCGAGAACGTCGAGTGGGTCGTCGGTTCCGACGCGGACCTCGGTGGCGACCTCGGGCCGGTCGACGTGACGACGATGGGGCGAGCGTTCCACTGGATGGACCGCGGCCCGACGCTCGACCGCATCTTCGAGCTGACCGCTCCGGGCGGCGGCGTCGCCATCTTCGGCGACACGGAGTGGCTGACGAGCGGCGAGCGCGCGTGGCAGGACGAGGTGTACGCGGCCGCGGCGTCGTATCTCGACGACCTTCCCGAACGCACTGGCCCGCGCACCGAACCCTACGAGAACCCCTACGACGAACTGCTCGCAGACCACGGATTTGCCGACGTGGAGACGGCGACCTTCGAGCGAACCCGCGAGTGGTCCGTCGACGGGATCGTCGGCTACGTCTTCTCGCTCTCCTTTTGCTCGCCGGCGACGTTCGGCGACGAGAAAGCGGCCTTCGAGGCGGAGTTGCGCGAGCGACTCGCCGAGCTGGGTGGTCCCTTCGAACAGGGCGACGAAGTGCGGGTAATATCGGGGCGGAAGCCGGCGTAG